In Acidobacteriota bacterium, the DNA window GCCCGCCTCCCGAAAACTTGACCGCTGCGCACGAAAGGGCCCGTCCTGACCGGAGACGGTCCAACGATCTGCACCGATTTCCTAGAAACAACGAAGCGAGCCAAAATCACCGACGACGTTTGGGTCGCCGCTGGACCACATTCTCGGGCTGTAGCTCGGAGGCAATGAACGTCGGCATTTCCCTCAACGTGCTGTTTTTGATTTCGTGAGCAGCGCTACACGTGCTCCTGTCGTCCAACGCGAGTGCGCGGCTAACAGTCAATGACTGTTGGCGGATGCACAAGCCTGTACCGCTCGTCGACGAGGCTCACGTTGTGGATGGGGATTCCTTGATGCTCGTATCGACCGTAGCCACCATGAACGTGGCCACAGATCACGATCTTGGGCCGGGCCCTCTCGACCGCCGCTAGCAGCTCCCACATGCCGCAGTTGACCGGCGTCGAGATCAAACGCACGGTCGCCGTAGCCACAAGGTGGCTGATGCGACACCAAAATGTCGATGCCGAACGGAATCGCCGCGTAGATAGGTTCGAGGTCGCCGGCCTCCTTCATGAAGGCCCATTGCAGGAACGTGTTCGACCACGGAGTGCCCCACACAGAGATCTGGCCAGCCCCGGGCACAGGCATGGTCGTCTCTTCATCAACCAGGATCTGCATGTCCGTCGAGCGCGCATGTTTTGGGGAGTCGGAGCGAAAGCTACACGCCTGCCCGCACCAGTCATGATTGCCCCACGTCAGAATCTTGTGCGTCGCGGGCGCGTTCGCCAGCCACGGACGAACCTTCTGGTCGAACCAAGCCTTCTGCTGATGAGGATCGTGCCGTGCCACGAACGGGCCGAAGCGGTCCGGGCAGATATCGCCAGCAACGATCAAGAGATCGCACGGCGGGATGTCAGGCAGAAATCCGTGCTGGTCACTGAGCGCGACGATCCGCATGGTGAACTCACCACAACGATCTCATCGTCTACGCAACCGTGGAAGTCGAAAGCGAGAATGAAGGATGTTCAGAATCTGGATGTGTTCATTAATAACAAACACGCCGATTCGCTGAACGATGGCCTCGGGACGGTTGACCCGTCCGAGGCCTCCAGAGCGTTGCCAAAATGTCTCCAAAACTCCGGTGGAATCCGGAGGATTGCGGTCGACTGCCGAGAACTGACGCGTGGCAACAAGGCGTTGGGACTCAAACTCTTAGAGCCAGAAGTGACGCGCCATCAACAAGTTAGATGTGGCCGCTCGTAGAATTCGAATCCCTGCCTCACCGCCAGTTAAGTTGTTCTATCCATTGACCTTTCCTTCGGAGACGTTCCCCGTCTCCAAAATGTCCCCAGACCTCTGTACGGCCGGCGGCGGTTCAAGCGAACACGAAGTATGGACGCTTCTTTCAGTTCCCGTGAGGGCGCCTGCCGTGCGTTCGCGCACCGAATTGAAGCCCCACATCTCGCGGCCATCCACGTCACCGTGACCGAACTTCTGAGAGGATGGGGTCAAGCCAGGCGCCCAGTAACCGGTGGACATCGTCAAGGTTTGTCGGCAGGCCAACGCGCTCTGCTTC includes these proteins:
- a CDS encoding metallophosphoesterase gives rise to the protein MRIVALSDQHGFLPDIPPCDLLIVAGDICPDRFGPFVARHDPHQQKAWFDQKVRPWLANAPATHKILTWGNHDWCGQACSFRSDSPKHARSTDMQILVDEETTMPVPGAGQISVWGTPWSNTFLQWAFMKEAGDLEPIYAAIPFGIDILVSHQPPCGYGDRAFDLDAGQLRHVGAASGGREGPAQDRDLWPRSWWLRSIRASRNPHPQREPRRRAVQACASANSH